In Miscanthus floridulus cultivar M001 chromosome 5, ASM1932011v1, whole genome shotgun sequence, one genomic interval encodes:
- the LOC136455613 gene encoding desmethyl-deoxy-podophyllotoxin synthase-like, translating into MAETTPAVWCTLLCLLAGVAVLLKLKTKSIASRHGAAGALNLPPGPRPLPVIGNLHCLLGALPHHAMRALAQRYGDVVLLRLGHVPTVVVSSPEAARQVLRTHDAVVSNRPLYVTADILSYGGQNIAFAPSGCPHWKEVRRLCATELLSPRRVLSFRPIREEEAASLVRSVAATSPPVVNVSERVKVLMNDVLMRCAVGDRCPMRDEYIAELDEALRLLAGFNLVDLFPGSRLARALGAGALRAAREVHDKVHRIVQAIIQDHASKAANNDGEGSEDDDILDVLLRLQRDGGLETVLTTEVVCAVLFDVFAAGSETTATTTIWTMSELAKNPGVMRRAQSEVRRVLQGKTRVAEADIQGRLPYLQAVIRETLRLHPPLPLILPRSCAEPITIMGHDVPAGTTVFVNAWAIGRDERWWPDASEFKPERFDGEGEGDGTVDFSGADFRFLPGGGGRRMCPGLTFGLANIEMALASLLYHFDWELPGGADPSELDMVEAYGITARRKTDLVLKATPFVPAN; encoded by the exons ATGGCAGAAACAACACCTGCTGTGTGGTGCACCCTGCTCTGCCTCCTCGCCGGCGTCGCGGTGCTCCTCAAGCTGAAGACGAAGTCCATCGCCTCCCGCCACGGCGCCGCCGGCGCCTTGAACCTGCCTCCGGGCCCACGGCCGCTGCCGGTCATCGGGAACCTGCACTGCTTGCTGGGCGCGCTGCCGCACCACGCGATGCGGGCGCTGGCGCAGAGGTACGGTGACGTCGTGCTCCTCCGCCTCGGGCACGTCCCCACCGTGGTGGTCTCCTCCCCGGAGGCGGCGAGGCAGGTGCTGAGGACGCACGACGCCGTCGTCTCCAACCGGCCCCTGTACGTGACCGCCGACATCCTCTCCTACGGTGGCCAGAACATCGCCTTCGCGCCCTCCGGCTGCCCGCACTGGAAGGAGGTCCGCCGGCTCTGCGCCACGGAGCTGCTGAGCCCCAGGCGCGTGCTGTCCTTCCGCCCCATccgggaggaggaggcggcgagcCTGGTCCGGTCCGTCGCGGCGACGTCGCCGCCGGTCGTGAACGTCAGCGAGCGGGTCAAGGTCCTCATGAACGACGTCCTGATGAGGTGCGCCGTCGGCGACAGGTGCCCGATGAGGGACGAGTACATCGCCGAGCTGGACGAGGCGCTCAGGCTCCTCGCCGGGTTCAACCTCGTCGACCTGTTCCCGGGCTCGCGCCTCGCCAGGGCGCTCGGCGCCGGGGCCCTGCGAGCCGCGAGGGAGGTGCACGACAAGGTGCACCGCATCGTGCAAGCCATCATCCAGGACCATGCAAGCAAGGCGGCCAACAACGACGGCGAGGGCTCTGAGGACGACGACATCCTCGACGTCCTGCTACGGCTTCAGCGCGATGGTGGGCTGGAGACCGTGCTCACCACAGAAGTTGTCTGCGCGGTGTTGTTC gatGTCTTCGCCGCTGGCTCAGAGACTACAGCGACGACGACCATATGGACCATGTCGGAGCTCGCCAAGAACCCGGGCGTGATGCGGCGAGCGCAGTCAGAGGTCCGGCGAGTCCTTCAGGGCAAGACAAGGGTAGCCGAGGCGGACATCCAGGGGCGTCTACCCTACCTCCAGGCAGTGATCAGGGAGACGCTCAGGCTGCACCCTCCATTGCCGCTCATCCTCCCAAGGTCCTGTGCTGAGCCGATCACGATCATGGGCCACGACGTGCCCGCGGGCACCACGGTGTTCGTCAATGCGTGGGCGATCGGCAGAGACGAGAGGTGGTGGCCTGACGCGAGCGAGTTTAAACCTGAGAGGTTCgacggcgagggcgagggcgatggCACGGTGGATTTCAGCGGCGCAGACTTCAGGTtcctccccggcggcggcggccgaagGATGTGCCCGGGCTTGACGTTTGGGTTGGCCAACATTGAGATGGCGCTTGCGAGCCTGCTTTATCACTTCGACTGGGAGCTGCCCGGTGGAGCAGATCCCAGCGAGCTAGACATGGTTGAAGCTTATGGGATCACGGCACGCCGGAAAACTGATCTCGTGCTGAAAGCTACACCTTTTGTCCCCGCGAACTAG